TTGATCAGGCTCCCGGGCTTGCCCAGCAGCTTGACGATTCGCCGGGCCACGTCGATGTTGAACCGCTCGTCGTTGGCCCCGACGTTATAGGCCTCGCCCGTCGTGCCGCGACGAATGACCGTCTCGATGGCCCGGCAGTTGTCCTCGACGTGCAGCCAGTCGCGGACATTGCGGCCCTTGCCGTAGAGCGGCAGCGGGCGGTCCTCCATGGCGTTGGTGGCGAACAGGGGGATGAACTTTTCAGGGTATTGAAAGGGGCCGTAGTTGTTGCTCGGCCGTACGATCAGCGTCGGCGTACCGTAGGTCACATGGAAGGCATGGGCCAGTCGGTCCGCCCCGACTTTGCTGGCCGAGTAGGGGGATGACGGGTTGAGCAGGGAGGCTTCCTTGAAAAAGCCGGTGTCGCGGCTGCCGTAGACCTCGTCGGTCGAGACGTGGAGGAAAAACTCGATGGCGGGCGCATTGCGGACGGCCTCGAGCAGAACATAGGTGCCGTGGACATCGGTCAGGACGAACTCGCCGCCGCTGACGATGGATCGATCCACGTGGGTCTCGGCGGCGAAGTGGACGACGCCCTGGACATGGGTGAGAAGGCTGCCCACCAGCGCGGCATCGCGGATGTCGCCGTGGACGAACTCGTGGCGCTGGTCGCAGGCGAGGTCGGCCAGGTTGTCCAGGTTGCCGGCGTAGGTCAGCTTGTCCAGATTCACGATGCGGATGTCCGTATAGCGATCCAGTAAAAATCGGATGAAGTTGCTGCCGATGAAGCCGGCGCCGCCCGTGACCAGGATGGTCTTGCCGTGCAGGGTGCGGAGGTCGCGGGGGCGGGGGACGGGCTTTTTTGCCGCCGGGCGAGCGGCCGTTTTCTTCGACGGGTCGATCTTTCGCGGCATGAAAAGTCTCCTCATGTTCAACCCCAAGACTTATGGCTGGAATAATCTATCATTCCCGGGGCCCGATTTAAAGAGGCGGAGGGAGGGAGCGGGTGAGAATTTTGAGCCCTGGCCGCGTCTCTTATAAAGAAGGGACTTGTTAATTTTGACAGTTTTCGCCGGAAATATCAGATATGTTGAATGTTGAGACTTGACCCCCGCTGCATTATACTTGAACCGAACATGATCAAAATCGTTTCGATTGTGGGGGCCAGGCCGCAATTCATTAAAGCGGCTCCCGTCTGCCGCGCCCTTCGCGCTTCCGGGCGCCACGCCGAAATTCTCGTCCACACCGGTCAGCATTACGACCCCGCGATGTCCGACATCTTCTTCGATGAGCTGGGCATCCCCGCCCCCGACCGCCACCTCGGCGTCGGCTCCGGCCCGCACGGCGCCCAGACCGGGGCCATGCTGGCGGCGATCGAGCTTGTTCTGATGGACGAGCGTCCCGATGCCGTCCTCGTTTACGGCGACACCAATTCGACTCTGGCCGGGGCCCTGGCTGCCGTCAAGCTGGGCATCCCGGTAGCCCATATCGAGGCCGGTCTGCGCTCCTACAATCGCAGCATGCCCGAAGAAATCAACCGGTTGATGGTCGACCTCGTCTCTTCGCTTCTTTTCTGCCCGTCGCCGAGCGCGGCCGAGAATCTGGCCCGCGAAGGCATCACCCGCGGCGTCTATATCGTCGGCGACGTCATGGCCGATGCGCTGGCCGAAGCCGCGGCCCGGGCCGCGACCCGCGCCGCGATCCTATCCCGCTTGGATGTCCGACCGGGAGCGTTCCTTTTGGCCACGATCCATCGGGCCGAAAACACCAACGACCCCGCCCGTTTGCGAGCCATTCTGGATGCCTTCCGGCTTATCCCCGAGCCCATCGTTTTTCCCGTTCATCCGCGGACGCGAAAAGCGTTGGCCGGCTTGGGCGATCCCCATTTGGGGATTCCGAACCTGCGGGCGATCGAACCCGTCGGCTATCTCGACATGGCCTTGCTCGAGCGATCCGCCCGCCTCATCCTGACCGATTCGGGCGGAATCCAAAAAGAAGCCTATTGGCTGGGCGTCCCGTGCCTGACTCTGCGCGGCGAAACCGAATGGGTGGAAACCGTCGAGGCCGGTTGGAACAGGGTCGTCGGGGCCGAAACCGAGACGATCGTCCGCTCCGTTCGGGAATTCCGCCCGCCGTCCGCCCGCCCGCCTCTTTACGGCG
The Candidatus Aminicenantes bacterium genome window above contains:
- the wecB gene encoding UDP-N-acetylglucosamine 2-epimerase (non-hydrolyzing) — translated: MIKIVSIVGARPQFIKAAPVCRALRASGRHAEILVHTGQHYDPAMSDIFFDELGIPAPDRHLGVGSGPHGAQTGAMLAAIELVLMDERPDAVLVYGDTNSTLAGALAAVKLGIPVAHIEAGLRSYNRSMPEEINRLMVDLVSSLLFCPSPSAAENLAREGITRGVYIVGDVMADALAEAAARAATRAAILSRLDVRPGAFLLATIHRAENTNDPARLRAILDAFRLIPEPIVFPVHPRTRKALAGLGDPHLGIPNLRAIEPVGYLDMALLERSARLILTDSGGIQKEAYWLGVPCLTLRGETEWVETVEAGWNRVVGAETETIVRSVREFRPPSARPPLYGGTGAAARIVALLG
- the rfbB gene encoding dTDP-glucose 4,6-dehydratase, with the protein product MPRKIDPSKKTAARPAAKKPVPRPRDLRTLHGKTILVTGGAGFIGSNFIRFLLDRYTDIRIVNLDKLTYAGNLDNLADLACDQRHEFVHGDIRDAALVGSLLTHVQGVVHFAAETHVDRSIVSGGEFVLTDVHGTYVLLEAVRNAPAIEFFLHVSTDEVYGSRDTGFFKEASLLNPSSPYSASKVGADRLAHAFHVTYGTPTLIVRPSNNYGPFQYPEKFIPLFATNAMEDRPLPLYGKGRNVRDWLHVEDNCRAIETVIRRGTTGEAYNVGANDERFNIDVARRIVKLLGKPGSLIKFVPDRLGHDRRYAVDCRKLKALGWRREIDFEDGLEGTVRWYVENQAWWRKIKEKSTEYKAFYENYYKDRK